In Humulus lupulus chromosome 6, drHumLupu1.1, whole genome shotgun sequence, a single genomic region encodes these proteins:
- the LOC133783495 gene encoding uncharacterized WD repeat-containing protein C2A9.03-like, whose protein sequence is MSHFEGEEEEGEFMAEAYDDDIEDENEYFSDSDGDDLRSDFDFLQNTKSADTTAKQARAGKDIQGIPWDRLSFTRQKYRQTRLEQYKNYESLPFSGHTSSMDCKITKKGSTFYDFRRNARSVKSTILHFQLRNLVWATSKHDVYLLCNYLIIHWSSLTFTKSEVLNVSGHVAPSKSHPGSLLEGFKEPQISTLAVKDNLLVAGGLQGELICKHLDRPGISYCTKTATGDNAITNSIEIYTSPSGAVHFTSANNDGGVRVFDMERFQLSKSFFFPWAVNHTSLSPDGKLLVVAGDKQKCILADSQTGKTVTPLRGHLDFSFASAWHPDGVTFATGNQDKTSRIWDVRNLSKSVEVLKGNIGAIRSIRYTSDGRYMAMAEAADFVHVYDVKSGYEKEQQVDLFGEISGMSFSPDTETLFIGVWDRTYGSLLEYGRQRNYTYLDSLI, encoded by the exons ATGTCTCATTTTGAAGGGGAAGAAGAAGAGGGTGAGTTTATGGCTGAAGCATATGATGATGATATTGAGGATGAAAATGAATACTTCTCAGATTCTGATGGCGATGACCTTCGCTCTGACTTCGATTTTTTG CAAAATACTAAATCAGCTGATACCACTGCTAAGCAAGCTAGAGCAGGCAAAGATATCCAAGGTATTCCTTGGGATAGGCTTAGTTTTACCAGACAAAAGTATCGCCAGACTAGGTTGGAACAGTACAAGAACTATGAGAGTTTGCCTTTTTCTGGACACACCTCCTCAATG GACTGTAAAATTACTAAGAAAGGGTCTACATTCTATGATTTCAGAAGAAATGCACGATCAGTGAAATCAACCATTCTTCATTTTCAG TTGAGGAATCTGGTGTGGGCTACTTCAAAACATGATGTTTACCTTTTGTGCAATTACTTAATCATTCATTGGTCATCATTGACCTTCACCAAGTCTGAAGTTCTCAATGTTTCAGGACATGTAGCACCCTCTAAG AGTCATCCTGGAAGTCTGCTAGAAGGATTTAAGGAACCTCAAATCAGTACTCTTGCTGTAAAAGATAATCTTTTAGTTGCTGGAGGATTGCAAGGAGAACTTATTTGCAAG CATCTTGATCGACCTGGAATTAGCTACTGCACCAAGACTGCTACTGGTGATAATGCCATAACAAATTCCATTGAGATATATACAAGTCCCAG TGGTGCAGTTCACTTCACATCAGCAAATAATGACGGCGGAGTCAGAGTTTTCGATATGGAGAGATTTCAGCTTTCTAAGTCTTTCTTCTTTCCTTGGGCAGTGAAT CATACTAGTTTGAGTCCGGATGGTAAACTTCTTGTAGTTGCTGGGGACAAACAGAAGTGTATATTAGCAGACTCCCAAACTGGAAAG ACAGTGACACCCTTGCGTGGCCATTTGGATTTCTCTTTCGCTTCAGCCTGGCACCCGGATGGTGTCACCTTTGCCACTGGAAACCAGGACAAGACCTCCCGGATATGGGATGTTCGTAACCTCTCAAAATCGGTTGAAGTGCTAAAGGGAAACATTGGAGCCATTCGGTCTATTCGGTACACATCAGATGGTCGGTACATGGCAATGGCAGAGGCTGCAGATTTTGTGCATGTGTATGATGTGAAAAGTGGTTATGAAAAGGAACAGCAAGTCGATTTGTTTGGTGAGATATCTGGCATGTCATTCAGTCCAGACACAGAAACACTTTTCATTGGAGTATGGGATCGTACTTATGGAAGTCTCCTAGAGTATGGTCGACAAAGGAACTACACATATCTTGACTCTTTGATTTGA
- the LOC133783497 gene encoding photosystem I reaction center subunit V, chloroplastic gives MAASSSSTMFSSAMSPATLQRPNAAAQLISPANLSFQGLRALPKQHHQTRAAMAVSSGSSRRSSSGTIKAELNPSLVISLSTGLSLFLGRFVFFNFQRENVAKQGLPEQNGVTHFDAGDVRAKEYVSLLKSNDPVGFNIVDVLAWGSIGHIVAYYVLATSSNGYDPSFF, from the coding sequence ATGGCAGCCTCATCATCGTCGACCATGTTCTCGTCAGCCATGTCACCGGCGACCCTTCAGAGGCCAAACGCCGCCGCCCAGCTGATCTCTCCGGCCAACCTCAGCTTCCAAGGCCTGAGAGCTCTCCCAAAGCAGCACCACCAGACCAGAGCTGCCATGGCCGTGAGCTCGGGCTCGAGCAGGAGAAGTAGTAGTGGCACCATCAAAGCTGAGCTGAACCCTTCTCTGGTGATAAGCCTGAGCACCGGGCTGTCTTTGTTCCTGGGGAGATTCGTGTTCTTCAACTTTCAGAGAGAGAACGTGGCCAAACAAGGGCTGCCGGAGCAGAACGGAGTGACCCACTTCGACGCCGGAGATGTTAGAGCCAAGGAGTACGTGAGTCTGCTCAAGTCCAATGATCCTGTTGGGTTCAACATCGTCGATGTCTTGGCTTGGGGCTCCATTGGTCACATCGTTGCTTACTATGTCTTGGCCACTTCCAGCAATGGCTACGATCCCAGTTTCTTCTAA
- the LOC133783498 gene encoding high mobility group B protein 10-like isoform X1, with protein MTENSHHHSRSQVPTPPPLDNPSSISALHQQLRAETAHGSSSYPSPTATYDQIIQSPNLFLEKLTDFHTSFGTKFMIPTVGGKALDLLLLFVEVTSRGGLEKVIMDRKWKEVVMVFNFPATITSASYVLRKYYISLLYHFEQVYYFHKQAPSITTSDPASRNLANEFGTPDEDTTRNQLPGGQENLELQLGCSVTGAIDGKFDNGYLVTVNLGSEQLNGVLYHVPLHAAQSSYSSDVHHHRNRKKSKLASRDPSRPKSNRSGYNFFFAEHYTRLKPTYFGQEKAISKKIGAMWNNLTEAEKQVYQEKGARDKERYKNEMLEYKSSTPQ; from the exons ATGACTGAAAACTCCCATCACCATAGTCGCTCCCAGGTCCCAACACCACCACCACTCGACAACCCTTCTTCCATTTCAGCTCTCCACCAACAACTTCGAGCTGAAACCGCTCATGGGTCATCCTCCTATCCTTCTCCCACCGCCACCTACGACCAAATCATTCAAAGCCCCAACCTTTTCTTGGAGAAGCTCACTGATTTTCACACTTCCTTTGGTACCAAGTTCAT GATTCCCACCGTAGGAGGAAAGGCTCTTGATCTACTCCTCCTTTTTGTAGAAGTGACAAGCCGTGGTGGTCTTGAAAAG GTTATTATGGATCGAAAATGGAAGGAAGTGGTAATGGTGTTTAATTTCCCAGCAACAATAACCAGTGCTTCATATGTGTTGAGGAAATACTACATATCCCTGCTTTATCACTTTGAGCAGGTGTATTATTTCCATAAACAAGCCCCTTCGATCACAACGAGTG ATCCTGCAAGCAGGAATCTTGCCAATGAATTTGGAACCCCTGATGAAGATACTACTAGAAACCAGTTACCAGGCGGTCAGG AGAACCTGGAATTGCAGCTTGGTTGCTCAGTCACTGGAGCCATTGATGGAAAATTCGACAACGGATATCTGGTTACAGTTAACTTGGGTTCAGAGCAGCTGAACGGTGTCTTATATCACGTCCCTCTCCACGCAGCTCAAAGTTCTTATTCTTCAGACGTTCATCATCACCGAAACAGAAAGAAATCCAAGTTGGCATCACGAGACCCCTCTCGGCCCAAGTCAAACAGGAGTGGCTACAACTTCTTCTTTGCCGAGCATTACACTAGGCTTAAGCCTACCTACTTCGGGCAAGAGAAAGCGATCAGCAAGAAGATTGGGGCTATGTGGAATAATCTGACAGAAGCAGAAAAACAA GTTTATCAGGAGAAAGGGGCAAGGGACAAGGAGAGATACAAGAATGAAATGCTCGAATACAAATCCTCGACACCCCAATAG
- the LOC133783498 gene encoding high mobility group B protein 10-like isoform X2 has translation MTENSHHHSRSQVPTPPPLDNPSSISALHQQLRAETAHGSSSYPSPTATYDQIIQSPNLFLEKLTDFHTSFGTKFMIPTVGGKALDLLLLFVEVTSRGGLEKVIMDRKWKEVVMVFNFPATITSASYVLRKYYISLLYHFEQVYYFHKQAPSITTSDPASRNLANEFGTPDEDTTRNQLPENLELQLGCSVTGAIDGKFDNGYLVTVNLGSEQLNGVLYHVPLHAAQSSYSSDVHHHRNRKKSKLASRDPSRPKSNRSGYNFFFAEHYTRLKPTYFGQEKAISKKIGAMWNNLTEAEKQVYQEKGARDKERYKNEMLEYKSSTPQ, from the exons ATGACTGAAAACTCCCATCACCATAGTCGCTCCCAGGTCCCAACACCACCACCACTCGACAACCCTTCTTCCATTTCAGCTCTCCACCAACAACTTCGAGCTGAAACCGCTCATGGGTCATCCTCCTATCCTTCTCCCACCGCCACCTACGACCAAATCATTCAAAGCCCCAACCTTTTCTTGGAGAAGCTCACTGATTTTCACACTTCCTTTGGTACCAAGTTCAT GATTCCCACCGTAGGAGGAAAGGCTCTTGATCTACTCCTCCTTTTTGTAGAAGTGACAAGCCGTGGTGGTCTTGAAAAG GTTATTATGGATCGAAAATGGAAGGAAGTGGTAATGGTGTTTAATTTCCCAGCAACAATAACCAGTGCTTCATATGTGTTGAGGAAATACTACATATCCCTGCTTTATCACTTTGAGCAGGTGTATTATTTCCATAAACAAGCCCCTTCGATCACAACGAGTG ATCCTGCAAGCAGGAATCTTGCCAATGAATTTGGAACCCCTGATGAAGATACTACTAGAAACCAGTTACCAG AGAACCTGGAATTGCAGCTTGGTTGCTCAGTCACTGGAGCCATTGATGGAAAATTCGACAACGGATATCTGGTTACAGTTAACTTGGGTTCAGAGCAGCTGAACGGTGTCTTATATCACGTCCCTCTCCACGCAGCTCAAAGTTCTTATTCTTCAGACGTTCATCATCACCGAAACAGAAAGAAATCCAAGTTGGCATCACGAGACCCCTCTCGGCCCAAGTCAAACAGGAGTGGCTACAACTTCTTCTTTGCCGAGCATTACACTAGGCTTAAGCCTACCTACTTCGGGCAAGAGAAAGCGATCAGCAAGAAGATTGGGGCTATGTGGAATAATCTGACAGAAGCAGAAAAACAA GTTTATCAGGAGAAAGGGGCAAGGGACAAGGAGAGATACAAGAATGAAATGCTCGAATACAAATCCTCGACACCCCAATAG